A window from Streptomyces subrutilus encodes these proteins:
- a CDS encoding NCS2 family permease, whose translation MTQSSVEPKTSAEEAGDGSLNPAGRSWLDRYFHITHRGSNVGNEVRGGITTFMAMAYILLLNPLLLSGKDVSGAVMDGSAIITATAFAAAVTTLLMGFVGKVPLALAAGLSVSGVLASQVAPQMTWPQAMGMCVVYGVVICLLVVTGLREMIMNAIPLALKHAITMGIGLFVALIGFVKAGFVGNGGEFMPPVQLGATGELSGWPVLLFAITLLAIFMLQARKVPGAILIGIVGGTVLAAILNAVVDIDPKAWKNGPPELSGSAVSMPDFSLFGKVDFGGWGDVGYMTVGMIVFTLVLAGFFDAMATIIGVGTEAKLADDQGRMPGLSKALFIDGAGGAIGGIAGGSGQTVFVESATGVGEGARTGLASVVTGLFFAACLFFTPITQIVPGEVASAALVVIGAMMMQNARHVDWADTSTAIPVFLTVVVMPFTYSITAGVAAGVISYVAIKVAQGKAREIGGFMWALTGIFLVFFALHPIESWLGVG comes from the coding sequence ATGACCCAGTCATCAGTGGAGCCCAAGACCAGTGCGGAAGAGGCCGGCGACGGCTCTCTGAACCCCGCCGGACGGTCTTGGCTCGACCGGTACTTTCACATCACGCACAGAGGGTCCAACGTCGGCAACGAGGTCCGTGGCGGTATCACGACCTTCATGGCCATGGCGTACATCCTCCTGCTCAATCCCCTGCTCCTCTCGGGCAAGGACGTCTCCGGCGCCGTGATGGACGGCTCGGCGATCATCACGGCCACGGCCTTCGCCGCGGCCGTCACCACGCTCCTCATGGGCTTCGTCGGCAAGGTGCCGCTGGCCCTCGCCGCCGGCCTGTCCGTCTCCGGCGTGCTCGCCTCGCAGGTGGCCCCGCAGATGACCTGGCCGCAGGCCATGGGCATGTGCGTGGTCTACGGCGTCGTGATCTGTCTCCTGGTCGTCACCGGCCTCCGAGAGATGATCATGAACGCGATACCCCTCGCGCTCAAGCACGCCATCACCATGGGCATCGGCCTCTTCGTCGCCCTGATCGGCTTCGTGAAGGCGGGCTTCGTCGGCAACGGCGGAGAGTTCATGCCCCCCGTGCAGCTCGGCGCGACCGGTGAGCTCTCCGGCTGGCCCGTCCTGCTCTTCGCGATCACCCTGCTCGCGATCTTCATGCTCCAGGCCCGCAAGGTGCCCGGCGCCATCCTGATCGGCATCGTCGGCGGCACCGTGCTGGCGGCCATCCTGAACGCCGTCGTGGACATCGACCCGAAGGCGTGGAAGAACGGCCCGCCGGAGCTGTCCGGCTCCGCGGTCTCGATGCCCGACTTCTCGCTCTTCGGCAAGGTCGACTTCGGCGGCTGGGGCGACGTCGGCTACATGACGGTCGGCATGATCGTCTTCACCCTGGTGCTCGCCGGCTTCTTCGACGCGATGGCCACCATCATCGGCGTCGGCACCGAGGCCAAGCTCGCCGACGACCAGGGCCGGATGCCGGGCCTGTCCAAGGCCCTGTTCATCGACGGCGCCGGTGGCGCCATCGGCGGCATCGCGGGCGGCTCCGGCCAGACCGTGTTCGTCGAGTCGGCCACCGGCGTCGGCGAGGGTGCCCGTACCGGTCTCGCCTCCGTCGTCACCGGCCTGTTCTTCGCCGCCTGCCTCTTCTTCACCCCGATCACGCAGATCGTCCCCGGCGAGGTCGCCTCCGCGGCCCTGGTCGTCATCGGCGCGATGATGATGCAGAACGCCCGCCACGTGGACTGGGCCGACACCTCCACCGCGATCCCGGTCTTCCTGACCGTCGTGGTCATGCCCTTCACGTACTCGATCACGGCCGGCGTCGCCGCCGGTGTCATCTCCTACGTCGCCATCAAGGTGGCGCAGGGCAAGGCGCGCGAGATCGGCGGCTTCATGTGGGCGCTGACCGGCATCTTCCTGGTCTTCTTCGCGCTCCACCCGATCGAGTCCTGGCTCGGGGTCGGCTGA
- a CDS encoding XdhC family protein, whose translation MLDIAEELNRWVEQGRDFAVATVVAVGGSAPRQPGAALAVDGEGTAIGSVSGGCVEGAVYELCRQALDDGETVRERFGYSDDDAFAVGLTCGGIIDILVTPVPVGSAARAVFEAALAAASRGEAAALARIAQGPAELMGRAVLVRAEGAHEGGLGGHPELDRTIAEEARAMLDAGRTGVLEIGADGRLCGEPLQVLVESSVPPPRMIVFGAIDFASALVRIGKFLGYRVTVCDARPVFATKTRFPEADEIVVDWPHRYLEGTDTDGRTVLCVLTHDAKFDVPLLELALRLPVAYVGAMGSRRTHEDRNKRLREVGVTELELARLRSPIGLDLGARSPEETALSIAAEIVANRRGGTGVALTGAHTPIHPDVARTVFGRIGSVA comes from the coding sequence ATGCTGGACATCGCCGAAGAGCTGAACCGGTGGGTCGAGCAGGGACGCGACTTCGCCGTGGCCACCGTGGTGGCCGTCGGCGGGAGCGCGCCCCGGCAGCCCGGGGCGGCCCTGGCCGTCGACGGCGAGGGCACGGCCATCGGCTCGGTATCCGGCGGATGCGTGGAGGGCGCGGTGTACGAGCTGTGCCGGCAGGCGCTCGACGACGGCGAGACCGTCCGAGAGCGCTTCGGCTACAGCGACGACGATGCCTTCGCCGTGGGTCTGACCTGCGGCGGAATCATCGACATCCTGGTGACCCCGGTCCCCGTGGGCTCCGCGGCCCGTGCGGTCTTCGAGGCGGCCCTGGCCGCCGCCTCGCGCGGCGAGGCCGCTGCCCTGGCACGGATAGCGCAGGGTCCGGCCGAGCTGATGGGGCGGGCCGTGCTCGTCCGCGCCGAAGGGGCCCACGAGGGCGGCCTCGGCGGTCACCCCGAGCTGGACCGCACCATCGCCGAGGAGGCCCGCGCCATGCTCGACGCGGGCCGGACCGGCGTGCTGGAGATCGGCGCCGACGGCAGGCTCTGCGGAGAGCCGCTCCAGGTGCTGGTCGAGTCCAGCGTCCCGCCGCCCCGCATGATCGTCTTCGGTGCCATCGACTTCGCCTCCGCCCTCGTGCGGATCGGCAAGTTCCTCGGCTACCGGGTCACCGTGTGCGACGCCCGGCCCGTCTTCGCGACGAAGACCCGCTTCCCCGAGGCGGACGAGATCGTCGTCGACTGGCCGCACCGCTACCTGGAGGGCACGGACACCGACGGCCGGACCGTCCTGTGCGTCCTCACCCACGACGCCAAGTTCGACGTGCCGCTCCTCGAACTGGCCCTCAGGCTTCCCGTCGCCTACGTCGGCGCGATGGGCTCCCGACGCACCCACGAGGACCGAAACAAGCGCCTGCGCGAGGTCGGGGTGACCGAGCTCGAACTGGCCCGCCTGCGCTCCCCGATCGGCCTGGACCTCGGCGCCCGCTCCCCCGAGGAGACCGCGCTGTCCATCGCCGCCGAGATCGTCGCCAACCGCCGCGGCGGCACCGGCGTCGCGCTCACCGGTGCGCACACCCCGATCCACCCCGACGTCGCGCGCACGGTGTTCGGCCGGATCGGGTCCGTCGCCTGA
- a CDS encoding xanthine dehydrogenase family protein molybdopterin-binding subunit: MAQSTRTVPAGTPTNVTQKHTKGGIGESTLRPDGTLKVTGEFAYSSDMWHEDMLWGQTLRSTVAHAEIVSIDISEALAMPGVYSVLTYDDLPAEMKNYGLEIQDTPVLANGRVRHHGEPVALVAADHPETARRAAAKIKIDYKELPLVTDEASAIAPDAPLIHPGRDDHHAGHVPHPNIVHRQPIVRGNAAEAAKRADVIVTGEYTFGMQDQAFLGPESGLAVPSEDGGVDLYVATQWLHSDLQQIAPVLGLPPEKVRMTLSGVGGAFGGREDISMQIHACLLALATNKPVKIVYNRFESFFGHVHRHPAKLYYEHGATKDGKLTHMKCKIVLDGGAYASASPAVVGNASSLSVGPYVIDDVDIEAIALYSNNPPCGAMRGFGAVQACFAYEAQMDKLAAKLGMDPVEFRQLNAMEMGTIMPTGQVVDSPAPVAELLRRVKARPLPPERQWETAGEGADVRALPGGLSNTTHGEGVVRGVGYAVGIKNVGFSEGFDDYSTARVRLEVINGEPVAMVHTAMAEVGQGGVTVHAQIARTELGVTQVTIHPADTQVGSAGSTSASRQTYMTGGAVKNTCEAVREAVLEIGRRKNGSYHPAWATAELLLEGGKVVTDGGEVLAELADILEGEDAIDLELEFRHRPTVPFDLKTGQGNGHVQYTFAAHRAVVEVDTELGLVKVVELATAQDVGKALNMLSVVGQIQGGTTQGLGVAIMEEIIVDPKTAKVRNPSFTDYLIPTILDTPTIPVDVLELADPNAPYGLRGMGEAPTLSSTPAVLAAIRQATGLELNKTPIRPEALTGTL; this comes from the coding sequence ATGGCCCAGAGCACGCGCACGGTTCCGGCGGGTACGCCGACCAACGTCACGCAGAAGCACACCAAGGGCGGCATCGGCGAGTCCACCCTGCGCCCCGACGGCACCCTCAAGGTGACCGGAGAGTTCGCGTACTCCTCGGACATGTGGCACGAGGACATGCTGTGGGGCCAGACGCTCCGCAGCACCGTGGCCCACGCCGAGATCGTCTCGATCGACATCTCCGAGGCCCTGGCGATGCCGGGCGTCTACTCGGTCCTGACCTACGACGACCTGCCGGCCGAGATGAAGAACTACGGCCTGGAGATCCAGGACACCCCGGTCCTGGCCAACGGACGGGTGCGCCATCACGGCGAGCCGGTCGCCCTCGTGGCCGCCGACCACCCGGAGACCGCCCGCCGCGCCGCGGCCAAGATCAAGATCGACTACAAGGAGCTGCCGCTCGTCACGGACGAGGCCTCGGCCATCGCCCCCGACGCGCCGCTGATCCACCCGGGCCGCGACGACCACCACGCCGGCCACGTCCCGCACCCGAACATCGTGCACCGCCAGCCCATCGTCCGCGGCAACGCGGCCGAGGCCGCCAAGCGCGCCGACGTCATCGTCACGGGCGAGTACACCTTCGGCATGCAGGACCAGGCCTTCCTCGGCCCGGAGTCCGGTCTGGCCGTGCCGTCCGAGGACGGCGGCGTCGACCTCTACGTCGCGACCCAGTGGCTGCACTCGGACCTCCAGCAGATCGCCCCGGTCCTGGGCCTCCCGCCGGAGAAGGTCCGCATGACGCTCTCGGGCGTCGGCGGCGCGTTCGGCGGCCGCGAGGACATCTCGATGCAGATCCACGCCTGCCTCCTGGCCCTGGCCACGAACAAGCCGGTCAAGATCGTCTACAACCGGTTCGAGTCCTTCTTCGGCCACGTGCACCGCCACCCGGCGAAGCTCTACTACGAGCACGGCGCCACCAAGGACGGCAAGCTCACGCACATGAAGTGCAAGATCGTCCTGGACGGCGGCGCGTACGCGTCGGCCTCGCCGGCGGTCGTGGGCAACGCCTCCTCGCTGTCGGTCGGCCCGTACGTGATCGACGACGTCGACATCGAGGCCATCGCCCTCTACTCGAACAACCCGCCCTGCGGCGCCATGCGCGGCTTCGGCGCCGTCCAGGCCTGCTTCGCGTACGAGGCCCAGATGGACAAGCTCGCGGCGAAGCTGGGCATGGACCCGGTCGAGTTCCGCCAGCTGAACGCCATGGAGATGGGCACGATCATGCCCACCGGCCAGGTCGTGGACTCCCCGGCGCCCGTCGCCGAGCTGCTGCGCCGGGTCAAGGCGCGCCCGCTCCCGCCCGAGCGCCAGTGGGAGACCGCCGGCGAGGGCGCGGACGTCCGCGCGCTGCCCGGCGGCCTGTCGAACACCACGCACGGCGAGGGCGTCGTACGCGGCGTCGGCTACGCGGTCGGCATCAAGAACGTCGGCTTCTCCGAGGGCTTCGACGACTACTCCACCGCCCGCGTGCGCCTGGAGGTCATCAACGGCGAGCCCGTCGCGATGGTCCACACGGCCATGGCGGAGGTCGGCCAGGGCGGCGTCACCGTGCACGCCCAGATCGCCCGTACGGAGCTGGGCGTCACCCAGGTGACCATCCACCCGGCCGACACGCAGGTCGGCTCCGCCGGTTCCACGTCCGCCTCGCGGCAGACGTACATGACCGGCGGCGCCGTGAAGAACACCTGCGAGGCCGTCCGCGAGGCGGTGCTGGAGATCGGCCGCCGCAAGAACGGCTCCTACCACCCCGCGTGGGCCACCGCCGAGCTGCTCCTGGAGGGCGGCAAGGTCGTCACCGACGGCGGCGAGGTCCTCGCGGAGCTGGCCGACATCCTGGAGGGCGAGGACGCGATCGACCTGGAGCTGGAGTTCCGGCACCGGCCGACCGTCCCCTTCGACCTGAAGACCGGCCAGGGCAACGGCCACGTCCAGTACACCTTCGCCGCGCACCGCGCGGTGGTCGAGGTGGACACCGAGCTCGGCCTCGTCAAGGTCGTCGAGCTCGCCACCGCCCAGGACGTCGGCAAGGCCCTGAACATGCTCTCCGTGGTCGGCCAGATCCAGGGTGGCACCACCCAGGGCCTCGGCGTCGCGATCATGGAAGAGATCATCGTGGACCCGAAGACCGCGAAGGTGCGCAACCCCTCCTTCACGGACTACCTGATCCCGACCATCCTCGACACCCCGACCATCCCGGTCGACGTCCTGGAGCTCGCCGACCCGAACGCGCCCTACGGCCTGCGCGGCATGGGCGAGGCTCCGACCCTCTCGTCCACCCCCGCCGTCCTCGCCGCGATCCGGCAGGCCACCGGTCTGGAACTGAACAAGACGCCGATCCGCCCGGAAGCCCTCACCGGCACCCTCTAG
- a CDS encoding GNAT family N-acetyltransferase, translating into MVDIREVPEADIDRALELAYLVFHDRPEKDGRERHHALLTRCDRIGAYEGGALVGFMAAHDFRLSVPGADLPCPGLTFVSVAPTHRRRGVLTALMTERLRRTAAARGPLAALWASEAAIYGRFGFGGATTGATIEIDSTRPLALRIDPDPRPLRLLDPAEALAVLGPLHEAARRRRAGRPSRSPERWTGEWLTERDEEDEELGPPRAIVLGDPDGPPAGYVLYRTKGEDGTGPLRTPGLVRVDELEAATPAVAAALWRCVAGLDLTGRVRAWGRPADDPLLHFAADRDQVRVTAQFPALWLRLVDVRAALTARAWAAPAELVLELTDPRIPANAGRHRLKAGPDGAAYEPARAPADLVLDVRELAACYLGGTRAAELVAAGLVAEHTPGAAAALDAALRTGLLPHTADEF; encoded by the coding sequence ATGGTGGACATCCGCGAGGTACCCGAGGCCGACATCGACCGCGCTCTGGAGCTCGCCTACCTGGTCTTCCACGACCGGCCCGAGAAGGACGGCCGGGAGCGGCACCACGCGCTCCTGACCCGCTGCGACCGGATCGGCGCCTACGAGGGCGGCGCCCTGGTCGGCTTCATGGCCGCGCACGACTTCCGGCTGTCGGTACCCGGAGCGGACCTGCCCTGCCCCGGCCTCACCTTCGTCTCCGTCGCCCCCACCCACCGCCGGCGCGGCGTGCTCACCGCCCTCATGACCGAACGACTGCGGCGGACCGCGGCCGCCCGCGGTCCCCTCGCCGCCCTGTGGGCCTCCGAAGCCGCCATCTACGGCCGCTTCGGATTCGGCGGCGCCACCACCGGCGCCACCATCGAGATCGACTCCACCCGCCCCCTCGCCCTGCGCATCGACCCCGACCCGCGCCCGCTGCGGCTCCTCGACCCCGCCGAGGCCCTCGCCGTGCTCGGCCCGCTCCACGAGGCCGCGCGGAGGCGGCGGGCCGGCCGGCCCAGCCGCAGCCCCGAGCGCTGGACCGGCGAGTGGCTGACCGAACGGGACGAGGAGGACGAGGAGCTGGGGCCGCCCCGGGCCATCGTCCTGGGCGATCCGGACGGCCCGCCCGCCGGGTACGTGCTCTACCGCACCAAGGGCGAGGACGGCACGGGACCGCTGCGCACCCCCGGCCTGGTCCGCGTGGACGAGCTGGAGGCCGCCACCCCGGCGGTCGCCGCCGCCCTGTGGCGCTGCGTGGCCGGGCTCGACCTCACCGGCCGGGTCCGCGCGTGGGGCCGCCCGGCCGACGACCCCCTGCTCCACTTCGCGGCCGACCGCGACCAGGTCAGGGTGACCGCCCAGTTCCCGGCGCTGTGGCTGCGGCTGGTCGACGTACGGGCGGCGCTGACCGCCCGGGCCTGGGCCGCGCCGGCGGAGCTGGTGCTGGAGCTGACCGACCCGCGGATCCCCGCCAACGCCGGCCGCCACCGGCTCAAGGCCGGGCCGGACGGAGCCGCGTACGAACCGGCCCGCGCTCCGGCCGATCTCGTTCTGGACGTACGGGAGCTGGCCGCGTGCTACCTGGGCGGCACCCGGGCCGCCGAGCTCGTCGCCGCCGGACTGGTCGCGGAACACACCCCGGGCGCGGCGGCGGCGCTGGACGCGGCGCTGCGCACGGGTCTGCTGCCGCACACCGCGGACGAGTTCTGA
- a CDS encoding (2Fe-2S)-binding protein — translation MRVNFTVNGRQQEADDVWEGESLLYVLRERLGLPGSKNACEQGECGSCTVRLDGVPVCSCLVAAGQVEGRDVVTVEGLAEFAKQREEHGHGGACGTGGGCGAKGGVSLDEAKRWQSKPGDSQTGEGVELSTIQQAFIDAGAVQCGFCTPGLLVQADALLEENSSPSDQDIREALSGNLCRCTGYEKILDAVRLAAARQGEAV, via the coding sequence ATGCGCGTCAATTTCACCGTCAACGGACGTCAGCAGGAAGCCGACGACGTGTGGGAGGGCGAGTCCCTCCTCTACGTGCTGCGCGAGCGGCTCGGCCTGCCCGGCTCGAAGAACGCCTGTGAGCAGGGCGAGTGCGGCTCCTGCACCGTGCGCCTCGACGGCGTGCCGGTCTGTTCGTGCCTCGTCGCCGCCGGCCAGGTCGAGGGCCGCGACGTCGTGACCGTCGAGGGCCTGGCGGAGTTCGCCAAACAGCGCGAGGAGCACGGCCACGGCGGTGCCTGCGGCACCGGCGGCGGCTGCGGAGCCAAGGGCGGGGTCTCGCTGGACGAGGCCAAGCGCTGGCAGTCCAAGCCGGGCGACTCGCAGACCGGCGAGGGCGTCGAGCTCTCCACCATCCAGCAGGCGTTCATCGACGCCGGCGCCGTGCAGTGCGGATTCTGCACCCCGGGTCTGCTGGTCCAGGCCGATGCGCTGCTGGAGGAGAACTCCTCCCCGTCCGACCAGGACATCCGTGAGGCCCTGTCCGGCAACCTCTGCCGCTGCACGGGCTACGAGAAGATCCTCGACGCGGTCCGCCTCGCGGCCGCCCGTCAGGGAGAGGCGGTCTGA
- a CDS encoding FAD binding domain-containing protein, giving the protein MDFLRPASWEEALAAKAEFPTAVPIAGGTDVMVEINFDHRRPEYLLDLNRIGLLREWEVGEDVVRLGASVPYTQIMENLRTELPGLALASHTVASPQIRNRGGVGGNLGCASPAGDSHPALLAAGAEVEVESVRGSRLIPIDEFYTGVKRNALAADELIKTVHVKKADGPQQYSKVGSRNAMVIAVCAFGLALHPQTRTVRTGIGSAAPTPIRAKVAEEFLNSALEEGGFWESGKVITPSIAKQFGDLASGAANPIDDVRGTAKYRRHAVGIMARRQLVWTWEQYRGTTGRSLEGAA; this is encoded by the coding sequence ATGGACTTCCTTCGCCCCGCCAGCTGGGAGGAGGCGCTCGCCGCTAAGGCCGAGTTCCCCACAGCTGTGCCGATTGCGGGTGGCACCGATGTGATGGTCGAGATCAACTTCGACCACCGTCGGCCGGAGTACCTCCTGGACCTGAACCGCATCGGTCTCCTGCGGGAGTGGGAGGTCGGCGAGGACGTGGTTCGTCTGGGCGCCTCCGTCCCGTACACGCAGATCATGGAGAACCTCCGCACGGAGCTTCCGGGACTCGCGCTCGCCTCGCACACGGTCGCGTCCCCGCAGATCCGCAACCGCGGCGGCGTCGGCGGCAACCTCGGTTGCGCCTCGCCCGCCGGTGACTCCCACCCCGCGCTCCTCGCCGCAGGCGCCGAGGTGGAGGTGGAGTCCGTACGCGGCTCCCGCCTGATCCCGATCGACGAGTTCTACACCGGCGTCAAGCGCAACGCGCTCGCCGCCGACGAGCTCATCAAGACCGTCCACGTGAAGAAGGCGGACGGCCCCCAGCAGTACTCCAAGGTCGGCTCCCGCAACGCCATGGTCATCGCGGTCTGCGCGTTCGGCCTGGCGCTGCACCCGCAGACCCGCACGGTCCGCACCGGCATCGGCTCGGCCGCGCCGACGCCGATCCGCGCGAAGGTCGCCGAGGAATTCCTGAACTCCGCGCTCGAAGAGGGCGGGTTCTGGGAGTCCGGCAAGGTCATCACCCCGTCGATCGCCAAGCAGTTCGGTGACCTCGCCTCGGGCGCGGCCAACCCGATCGACGACGTCCGCGGCACGGCGAAGTACCGCCGTCACGCGGTCGGCATCATGGCTCGCCGCCAGCTCGTCTGGACCTGGGAGCAGTACCGCGGCACCACCGGCCGCTCGCTTGAAGGGGCTGCGTAA
- a CDS encoding terpene synthase family protein, translating into MTQPFQLPDFYVPYPARLNPHLEDARVHTKRWARDLQMLEGSGVWEEHDLDSHDYALLCAYTHPDCDAEALSLVTDWYVWVFFFDDHFLEMFKRSQDRDGAKAYLDRLAAFMPMDLAEGFPEATNPVEAGLADLWARTVPAMSLDWRERFSLSTRNLLNESMWELANINIGRVANPLEYIEMRRKVGGAPWSAGLIEYVSAEVPARVAHARPLQVLRDAFSDAVHIRNDIFSYEREVADEGELSNAILVLETFLGCTTQEAAEASNDLLTSRLQQFEQTALAELPQLFADRAMDPAEIAAVLAYAKGLQDWQSGGHEWHMVSSRYMNKEAKATAPLTLPFLPSGLGTTALDLGSVFARRSVELRRRSFTHVPFQRTGPSVIPDVYMPHPLALSPHLAHAREESVAWCRRMGMLDPQPGDPGSAIWNEQKLRGFDFAVCSAGIDPDATADALFLNACWLSWGTYGDDYYPVVFGQAGDLAAAKATTARLIAMIPVDHAEQAVPVTAMERGLADLWVRTSAGMSAQARTEFRATLVTMLESWLWEVDNQVHHRIPDPVDYAEMRRNTFGSHLTMYLCRLGHQGRGIPEDIYASGTIRSLENAVADAACMINDIFSYQKEVEVEGEVHNYVLVTQNFFDIGYPEALHICHALMTQRTEEFEHIVATQLPVLYDDWKLGAEARAALDAYVGELQDWHAGILNWHRKIARYRPQDLNGLPDGLSTRVWGADFGMAAARIALPS; encoded by the coding sequence GTGACGCAGCCGTTTCAACTGCCGGATTTCTATGTGCCTTATCCGGCGCGACTGAACCCCCACCTGGAGGACGCGAGGGTCCACACCAAGCGGTGGGCGCGCGACCTGCAGATGCTGGAGGGCTCGGGCGTCTGGGAGGAGCACGATCTCGACTCGCACGACTACGCGCTGCTCTGCGCCTACACCCACCCCGACTGCGACGCCGAGGCGCTGTCCCTGGTCACCGACTGGTACGTGTGGGTGTTCTTCTTCGACGACCACTTCCTGGAGATGTTCAAGCGGTCCCAGGACCGCGACGGCGCCAAGGCCTACCTGGACCGGCTGGCCGCCTTCATGCCCATGGACCTGGCGGAAGGTTTCCCCGAGGCGACCAATCCGGTCGAGGCCGGGCTCGCCGACCTGTGGGCCCGGACCGTGCCGGCCATGTCCCTGGACTGGCGGGAGCGGTTCTCCCTCTCCACGCGGAACCTGCTCAACGAGTCGATGTGGGAGCTCGCCAACATCAACATCGGGCGCGTGGCCAACCCGCTCGAATACATCGAGATGCGCCGCAAGGTGGGCGGCGCGCCCTGGTCGGCCGGCCTGATCGAGTACGTCTCCGCCGAGGTCCCCGCGCGCGTCGCGCACGCCCGCCCGCTCCAGGTGCTGCGCGACGCCTTCTCCGATGCCGTGCACATCAGGAACGACATCTTCTCCTACGAGCGGGAGGTCGCCGACGAGGGCGAACTGTCCAACGCCATCCTGGTGTTGGAGACCTTCCTCGGGTGCACCACCCAGGAGGCCGCCGAGGCCTCCAACGACCTGCTGACCTCCCGCCTCCAGCAGTTCGAGCAGACCGCCCTCGCCGAGCTGCCCCAGCTGTTCGCCGACCGGGCGATGGACCCGGCCGAGATCGCCGCGGTCCTCGCGTACGCCAAGGGGCTCCAGGACTGGCAGTCCGGCGGCCACGAGTGGCACATGGTCTCCAGCCGCTACATGAACAAGGAGGCCAAGGCCACCGCGCCGCTGACCCTCCCCTTCCTGCCCTCCGGCCTCGGCACCACCGCCCTCGACCTCGGTTCGGTCTTCGCGCGGCGCTCGGTGGAGCTGCGCCGGCGCTCCTTCACGCACGTCCCGTTCCAGCGCACCGGGCCGTCGGTCATCCCCGACGTGTACATGCCCCACCCCTTGGCCCTGAGCCCGCACCTGGCGCACGCCCGCGAGGAGTCGGTGGCCTGGTGCAGGCGGATGGGCATGCTGGACCCCCAGCCGGGCGACCCCGGTTCGGCGATCTGGAACGAGCAGAAGCTGCGCGGCTTCGACTTCGCGGTCTGCTCGGCGGGCATCGACCCGGACGCCACCGCCGACGCGCTGTTCCTGAACGCCTGCTGGCTGAGCTGGGGCACCTACGGAGACGACTACTACCCGGTGGTCTTCGGCCAGGCCGGGGACCTCGCGGCCGCGAAGGCCACCACCGCCCGCCTGATCGCCATGATCCCCGTCGACCACGCGGAGCAGGCGGTACCGGTGACCGCGATGGAACGCGGCCTGGCCGACCTGTGGGTGCGCACGAGCGCGGGGATGTCCGCGCAGGCGCGCACCGAGTTCCGGGCGACGCTCGTGACCATGCTGGAGAGCTGGCTGTGGGAGGTGGACAACCAGGTCCACCACCGCATCCCGGACCCGGTGGACTACGCCGAGATGCGGCGCAACACCTTCGGCAGCCACCTCACGATGTACCTGTGCCGGCTCGGCCACCAGGGCCGCGGCATTCCGGAGGACATCTACGCCTCGGGCACCATCCGGTCGCTGGAGAACGCCGTCGCGGACGCCGCCTGCATGATCAACGACATCTTCTCCTACCAGAAGGAGGTGGAGGTCGAGGGCGAGGTGCACAACTACGTCCTGGTCACGCAGAACTTCTTCGACATCGGCTATCCGGAGGCGCTGCACATCTGCCACGCGCTGATGACGCAGCGCACCGAGGAGTTCGAGCACATCGTGGCGACCCAGCTGCCCGTGCTCTACGACGACTGGAAGCTCGGCGCGGAGGCCCGCGCGGCCCTCGACGCGTACGTCGGCGAACTCCAGGACTGGCACGCGGGGATCCTCAACTGGCATCGGAAGATCGCCCGTTACCGGCCGCAGGACCTGAACGGGCTGCCGGACGGCCTGTCCACCCGGGTCTGGGGCGCGGACTTCGGCATGGCCGCCGCCCGGATCGCACTGCCCTCCTGA